The nucleotide sequence GTTGTTTAATGATTACTATGCTTATTTTCGATCCTCAGCTGTGAAATGCTTCTAAACTCGGCTCGATTAAATAGCGGCGTGCAAATGTCCACTCGCAATTCCTGCAAGACTCTTAAATGCCCCCAATGCAATTGGCACTATAAATATCAGGAAACTTTGGAGATCCACATGAGGGAGAAACATCCAGATGGGGAGAGTGCTTGTGGTTATTGCCTTGCAGGTATTAAGTCCATTAAGCTTACAAAATACTACTTCGactttttattaaaattacaaaattgaagacaaattaatttttcatgATTTTACTACATATATAAGCGGTATATTTTAGTTATTTCGATTGCTAATTGTTCTATTGCTCGGTTGTTTATTGAACACCATATGGTGTACTTTTTACACCCTTAAGGCGGAGCTGATCGGTCTTTGTTTGCCCGTCCACTACGAAACGGCGTTACATTAcccttttttttactttttcattacttttttattacctttttattactttttatAATGTTAACAGTGGGTTTCAGTCCTGTAATAAAACGATGTTAGATTTTTAAAAGAGTTTTAAATCAGTTACCAATTTATTTAAACCCTTTTCCTATGGCACAGGACAACAGCATCCTCGGCTGGCACGGGGGGAATCCTACTCTTGCGGTTATAAACCGTACCGCTGTGAAATCTGTAACTACTCCACGACCACCAAGGGTAATCTTTCCATTCATATGCAATCGGACAAACATCTGAACAATATGCAGGAGCTAAACAGCTCTCAAAATATGGTTgcagctgcggctgctgcagcGGTGACTGGCAAACTGCTGCTGTCCAGCTCCTCGCCCCAAGTAACCGCTGCAGGTTCATCCAACAGCGGGTCTGGCGCAGGCAGTGGCTCATCCAACATTGTCGGCGGCACCACATCCCTGAGCGGAAGCGCAACGCCTTCCGCAACTGGAGCAAATAGTTCCAATGCCAATGCCGGAAGCAATACAAACAACGCCGGTACCAAGCCAAAGCCTTCATTTCGATGCGACATCTGCAGCTATGATACTTCCGTGGCCCGCAACCTGCGCATCCACATGACCAGCGAGAAACACACCCACAACATGGCAGTGCTTCAGAATAATATCAAGCACATCCAGGCATTTAATTTCttacagcaacagcaacagagcGGCACTGGGAATATTGCTGGCCACAGCTCCGGAACCTTTATGCCCGAGGTGGCTCTGGCTGATCTCGCGTACAACCAGGCCCTTATGATCCAGCTTCttcaccaacagcaacaacatcagcagtcAGCTAATACCAAACTATCGCCGTCGTCTTCGCCCGTGAGCACTCCTGATCAGTTTTCCTTTTCTCCCAAGCCAATAAAGCTCAATCATGGAACAGGAGCTGCCATGGGGATAGGAATggcaatgggaatgggaatgagCCACTCAAACGAAGTGTCCGGCGAATTATCAGGGGATCCTCACCCGCTAACAAAAACGGATAAATGGCCCACGGCTTTCTACAGCTGCCTAATCTGCGATTGCTTCAGTACGAACAACCTGGACGATCTGAACCAGCATTTGCTGCTAGATCGATCCCGACAATCCTCCAGCGCATCCTCCGAAATAATGGTTATTCACAATAACAACTATATATGCCGGCTGTGCAACTACAAGACGAATCTCAAGGCAAATTTCCAACTACACAGCAAGACGGACAAGCACTTGCAGAAGCTCAACTTTATCAACCACATCAGAGAGGGCGGTCCCCGGAACGAGTATAAAATGCAGTATCAGCAGCAGCTTGCCGCAAATGTAGTGCAACTTAAGTGCAACTGCTGCGACTTCCACACAAATTCTATCCAGAAGCTGGGTCTGCACACACAACAGATGCGTCACGACACAATGCGAatgatatttcagcatttacTGTACATTGTTCAGCAAAGTGAAATGCACAATAAGTCGTCGGGTTCTGCTGAAGAAGATCCTCAATGCGCCTGCCCGGATGAAGATCAGCAAGTGCAGTTGCAGTCGTCCAAAAAACTGCTCCTGTGTCAGCTGTGCAACTTCACCGCTCAGAACATCCATGAAATGGTACAGCATGTGAAAGGAATAAGACACTTGCAAGTCGAGCAATTTATCTGTTTGCAGCGTCGCAGTGAGAACAAAGAAATACCCGCACTGAACGAAGTATTCAAAGTGACGGAATGGGTCATGGAAAACGAAGGTATGTTGGAACACATTAAAATATTctataaaaaatcaaaatgtaCTACGAATTGACAAGGTGTACAAGTGTTTTAGTTTGAAAACAAGAAAGAAATCTAGCTTCGGCAAGCCGATGGTTTAACCTGCGCTGCGTCTATGCCTCTGGAATCTGTGCGCTTACTCCTAACCTTCCAGCtcttatagttcctgagacaAGGCCATTCCTTTATATGATCGGAAACGCATTCTTCTCTTTGTTCCAtagttttcaacgaatctagtatacacTTTTATTATATATACTCTATGAGATTGCAAATATCTCCTTGAAGGGTTGCAAGCCTTAAACTGAAATCAAACCTAGgccaaatatataaaatacaaaaatattaaatcatttCTAAAAATTGTGATGATTTTGGTAATTGATAAAAATTACCTCatcaaatgaaaaataaatattttgaacaAACTTGCAAACTGCGAGATCTGGACGTTCATACGGATGGGCATACCTTTGAACGAATCGAGTATAACCCTTTACTAATCGAGTAAcgtgtataaataaaatataataataataataacaagcaTACTTGTTGCCTCTAAGGCGTTTTAGGAATCTGTCAATCTAATCTTATCAGGTTCTAGACATAATGGCTGGATCAAATACATTAGAATAGTTCTAGTGTCTTCGGCTAGATCAAATCAGGGTTTGTTTCTGATATGAGAGGTAGGGTTATATGTTAATAGAGTTTTCAATGTGTCTAGTATTTTCGTTGACTCTGCAAGTTCACCTTCCCGATAATACCCTATCagggaaaatataaataaatatatataatatgcaatttaaatgaatatgATCTTGTGTAGAGATATTAGGTAAGGTTGTCCATCATGCACATATTAAATGCTTCTGATAAATACAATGATAAATACAAACGCTGCTCATGATTTTTAAAAGTTTCACCTTCCACAGACCATAACCATATTGCATTGTATAATACGGTTCGTTCGTTCGTAACTCATCATTAAGCGCTGATTTCAGTTCAATTTCTTCTTCGCCGCTCTTCGATTATTATCGTCTTCGTCTGCGTCTTCGCCCTGGCCTCGTCCTCGTACACATCCTCACGTTTTGGGCTCCGAATCATCGTCGCGTTTACGTAAATTCTTCTCTGTGCTTCCTCTCGTCTTCGCCCCCTCTTTTCTTTAGCGACTTATATGCGTTCTGAGATTTATACGCTGACGCTGACCCTTAAGGAAATTATTACAAATTACTTAAGAATGCAAAAACGATTATGTGTATCCATCGAATTTGCAATTAGTGACGTGCACACTTTGCTCCACACGAGTTTGATCCTCAGTCTCAGGCTCAGACTCAGTATGCTGCCCAGACTCTGGCTAGTCTTTCTTTGCTTGGGCATGGGTATTCGAAGCCCACAATCCAAGCGGCCAAACAAATTTACTCCACTCCGCAGTGTGAGATTCCCATATCAGATGCGCGGCGTCGTGCAGGTCCGAACCGCAGGCATAGCACCTAACCACAGAACACCGACGCGACGCCGAACCCCAAACCCCGAACTAAAAGACCGAACCTCGCAGAGACACAACAAACAGTCGCCGCTCCACCGCCACTTCTTGCGCACATACGGATTTGGCAGAACACATAGCAGTACTCCGCACCACATCAATTTGAAGCCAGGCCAGATTCGCACTTGCCCCTCGCCATGAGCTCACCTGCGCCCACTCCTTTTTATATGCTGATAATTGCGCATGCTGCTGCTACACTGATGTAGGGTGTCTCGGGTCTATATGCAAAACGACAATAAAGGTCCAAACGATTTCTGCGTCACTGCCAGCTCGCTTCGGCTAAAGAGTATTGTGCCTGCGGATCCGAAAAGCTGCTCCGCTGCGAATGCAGTCTGATGTTTCCCCTTGTTTCCGTTTGTCTTTCGATAAATGATATTAATTACTCTGTTGATTCTGTGAGCTTTGAACCTTTATTAGTGGCCTTCTCGACATTTCTAACTAGTATTAGTATTGGTTGAAGTCTATTTTTAGTTACAAATTGTTAGttttaaacataaaaaaaatggTAACTTCAAGATTAAAAATGCCTAATAACAAATTTTGCCACGATTAAAgtttatttaacaaaaatcTGAAGTAATAATACTCTTGGAATAACCTCAAAGTTTCAATTTCCTTTGCCCATAGCTTTCGAACGCCTGAACCGTTGACTTAATTTCTGTTTGTACGAAAGATTGAAAAACTGGAAACAAAACAACACAGAACGCTATATCCGACTTCCTCCACTACCAGAAACCTGCTACCCAGCTAGGGGGAGTGCGAAAGAGaaatttgatttgaatttattttggtatatcgatagaaatcgacaacaaaaaataataaaatgataAACTCTCAACTCCCTAGCTtctatagttcctgagatctcatACGGACTGACGGatagacggacatggccagatcgattCGGCTATTGATCCCTTATAAGGTCGGAAATGCTtgcttctgcctgttacatacttttcaacgaatctagtatacccttttactttaCGAGTAACGGGTTTAAGAACATACAACCTTTCAACAAATCTGGTATACCCTTTTAATCTTCatgtaacgggtataaaaaacAACGTTTTTACTTCAAGTGAATATAATCTTCGGCCTGCCGAATCTTGCTTTGTTTTATGTTGAAATAAACTTGTGCTGCGTAGGTGTCACTATAGTTGGGCGCAGGCCGCCTCACCGTGAGACTCACTAGGCATACGATTTATTTTTTCCTTCCTTATTttattaatgtgttttatTTTCAGATGTTTCTTTCGCATCTGGCCTAAATTTGGCTAGAACCGCATCCAATGATGCAACGGATGCCAGCTATGCTGCGGCATCATCTGCGGCAGCTCCGGCCATTCCAGATGTCAGTATGTTTTCACCAACATCTCCCTCAAGTTGCGCAACATCTTGCGATAAGAATTTGAGTCAAATTGTATCGCCAAACGTAAATAAACTTGGTTCAGGCGTCCCTACAACAGTATTCAAGTGTAATCTCTGCGAATACTTCGTCCAATCTAAAAGCGAAATTGCGTCTCATATTGAGACTGAGCACTCATGTGCTGAGAGTGATGAATTTATAACTATACCAACCAACACGGCTGCCCTGCAGGCTTTCCAAACAGCTGTGGCTGCAGCTGCTCTAGCTGCCGTGCATCAAAGATGCGCTGTTATAAATCCACCGATACAGGAGACCGTCGATGAAGACAAGGACTTAGATACGAATGTCAGTGACGCTCCTCTGGGCATAAAACAAGAGCGCGTCGAACAGGAAGTTGATCGCACGACATCAATGGAGGATATTAAAGACTTGGCCTCCCAAGCGACAGAATCTGGAGCTCCAGAGTCGCCAAAAGTTGCAGAAACTGAAGTTGGGGTACAGTGTCCGCTTTGCCTCGAGAACCATTTCCGGGAAAAACAGTACTTGGAGGACCATTTaacaagcgttcatagcgttACAAGAGATGGCCTCTCCCGGCTCTTACTTCTGGTGGATCAGAAAGCTTTGAAAAAAGAGAGCACAGATATAGCATGCCCTACAGACAAAGCTCCATACGCAAATACGAATGCGCCCGAGAGAGCACCATCCCCTATTGAAAACACCTGCAACGTTAGCCTTATCAAATCAACCTCAGCTAACCCAAGCCAGTCAGTGAGCTTGCAAGGACTATCTTGCCAGCAATGTGAGGCAAGCTTCAAGCACGAGGAACAGCTACTTAAGCATGCCCAACAGAATCAGCACTTTCCTTTGCAAAACGGGGAGTATTTGTGTCTTGCAGCCAGCCACGTTAGCCGTCCTTGCTTCATGAGTTTCAGAACCATTCCAGCTATGATCAGCCACTTTCAAGACATGCACATCAGCCTGATTATCTCGGAGCGCCATGTCTACAAGTATCGTTGCAAACAGTGCTCCTTAGCATTTAAAACACAGGAAAAACTTACCACGCATATGCTCTACCATTCGATGCGGGATGCTACAAAGTGCTCCTTTTGCCAACGTAACTTTCGCAGTACACAGGCGCTTCAGAAACACATGGAGCAAGCACACGCTGAGGATGGAACCCCATCAACAAGGACAAACAGTCCGCAGACGCCGATGTTAAGTACTGAGGAGACTAACAAGCATCTTTTAGCGGAGTCCCATGCAGGAGAAAGAGGTAAAACGaattcatttcaattcaaAAAATAAGAATTCCGATAGAAAAAAACTGGATTTGTTTCAGAAGTTTCAGGGAGTGATGTCTCGCCAATTGAACTGGAGGCGCACCTAAACAAAGAAACTAGACATTTGTCACCTACTCCAATGTCTCTCGATTCCCAATCACATCAACAATACCTCGCGACTTTCGCTGCTTTGCTCAAACAACAGCAGTGTAACTCAGATGCTGGAGGCCTTCATCCCGAAACGCTGTCTATGTCCACTGGAGAGATGCCCCCTCAATTGCAGGTAGATCTTTTTTGAATTCGTAAAGGTCACACAgctaataaaataattgtttaAGGGTCTACAAAATCTTCAGCATATACAACAGCATTTCGGAGCAGTTGCTGCCGCATCGGGTCTTCCAATTAACCCGGTCGATATGCTTAATATAATGCAATTTCACCACTTGATGTCCCTCAACTTCATGAACTTAGCACCGCCCCTAGTATTCGGCGCCAATGCTGCAGGCAATGCAGTATCTGGGTCATCAGCGCAAAATAACAGCATTACAACCGCCACCGCAACATCTGCTTCACTGGGTGATACACATCTTACCACTGGTGTCAGCTCTTTACCGGTAGATTCGGGGAAAGCTACCGCAGTTCCACCTCAAACTCAGCTCAATGCGAACGCAAACTCTCAGGTACTGTATTAAGACTATGATTGTTAAATCATAAATTGTAAGGAATTATATATTAACGATTTTGGGTAACATATTTAACCGTAAATGGTTTTAATCTCAGCATAAgaaaattaattcaattaacataattaattaaattaatttgaaaagaaattgtTTCTTTGTTATCAATCATTAATTGATCTTATTCTTtttaatatacaaaataaactTGGTTCGGCAAGCGGCAAATTGGAATATGCATCATTCGATATAGTCGTCCGATCTTATAACTCTTCTTTTGCGAATGCTTCATGCAGATAGTTTTAAAGCATTGAGACTAGTTTTGCGTAGTTACAGACCAACTGACATGaatacatagattcggctgtTGATGTTCATaaagaatataaatattttgaaggTTCGCAAATGCATGCTTTTTTAAAGGATATTTCCAAAGCAGGATTTCGACGAACctttaaaaattaacatttttgtcGGTTTCTTTGTTAATTGGTATCTCGACGTTTACGGACGTACAGTCGGaaatggccagatcgacttgGCTGGTGATCCTGATCACAAATGTATAtagaagtttttttttatttgttaccAAGTTTTTAACACATCTCGCTTGACACACGGTTCAAATAAGCGTAAATATCTTATTTTTATCTTGACTTTTTTTAGCAGCTGGCCAGCAACCAAAAACGAGCTCGAACGCGTATTACAGATGATCAGCTTAAAATATTGCGGGCCCATTTCGATATAAATAATTCGCCAAGCGAAGAGAGCATTATGGAGATGTCTCAGAAAGCAAATCTACCAATGAAGGTAAGGCTGCTAGGGATTGATCGAAAGTGCagataaacataaatattttttgcagGTGGTTAAACATTGGTTCCGGAACACGCTATTTAAGGAAAGACAACGTAATAAGGACTCTccttataattttaataatccACCATCGACTACTCTGAATTTAGAAGAGTATGAACGTACAGGACAAGCCAAAGTTACCCCTTTAAATGATACTTGTAGCGTCGCAGTAACAGGACCAATGACTTCATCAACTATTTCATTACCACCATCTGGTAGTACCAATTTAAGCTCTAAAGAAAACGCAACTTCAAAAGTACTAGCGGCGGGAAAAGCTAACGCATCAGGGCCTGTTACATTTACTGCAACTGTTCCAGTTTCAACACCGTTATCTCGTCCAGAATCGACGAACTCAAGCGGCAATATATCCGACTATATAggcaataatatatttttcgGACAGCTCGGGAGCAAGGACCAAATCTTGCCGTACTCTTTAGACGGGCAAATAAAGTCAGAGCCGCAGGATGATGTGATTGGGGCAACTGATTTTGCATACCAAACAAAGCAGCATTCAAATTTTAGCTTTTTAAAACAGCAACAGGATCTAGTGGATCCCCCAGAACAGTGCTTGACAAATCAAAACGCGGATACGGTACAGGACCAATCCTTGCTAGCGGGTTCGGCTCTTGCATCCAATTGTCAGAGTCAacagcaaataaatatatttgaaacTAAATCAGAAAGTGGGAGTTCCGATGTACTGTCACGCCCTCCGTCTCCGAATAGTGGAGCTGCCGGAAATATGTATGGCAGCATGAATGATTTAATAAACCAGCAATTGGAGAATATGGGTAGTAACATGGGACCACCAAAAAAAATGCAGATTGTTGGAAAAACTTTTGAAAAGAACGTAGCTCCAATGGTGACCTCAGGCAGTGTTAGTACTCAGTTCGAAAGCAACTCTTCAAACTCTTCGAGCTCCTCATCGTCTACATCAGGTGGCAAGCGAGCTAATCGGACTCGTTTTACAGACTACCAAATAAAGGTTTTGCAGGAGTTCTTCGAGAACAACTCATATCCAAAGGACAGCGATCTCGAGTATTTAAGCAAGCTTTTGTTACTGTCTCCCCGGGTTATAGTAGTTTGGTTTCAAAACGCCAGACAAAAGCAACGTAAGATTTATGAAAACCAGCCGAACAATACCCTGTTTGAAAATGAGGAGACGAAAAAGCAAAACATTAACTATGCGTGCAAAAAGTGTAACTTGGTATTTCAAAGGTACTACGAGCTAATACGGCATCAGAAAAATCACTGCTTCAAAGAGGAGAATAATAAAAAGTCTGCCAAGGCACAAATCGCTGCAGCTCAAATCGCGCAGAATTTGAGCTCGGAGGATTCTAATTCTTCCATGGATATACACCATGTCGGAATTTGTCCACCAGGCTCAGCAGTTGTTTCGCAAACCCTGTCAACGCCGGGCTCGGCAGCTCCCCTTTCGGGACAGTACACCCAGCATTCATTTGGCGCACTGCCCTCGCCACAGCATTTGTTTGCAAAGTCTTCTTCGCTTACTGACTTCAGTCCATCCACGACCCCCACGCCGCCGCAACGAGAACGCAGCAACAGTTTAGATCACCCTCAACGACCTCCCAAGTTTGATTGCGACAAATGCGAGCTGAAATTTAACCAATCGGAAAAATTGCGAGAGCATCAACTATTACACCTGATGAATCCAGGAAACATTTTTTCAGACGCAAGTCAGAACTCTAACCCTGAAGCCAATTTCGGTCCCTTTGGCAGCATTTTGCAAAGTCTACAACAAGCGGCGgctcaacagcagcagctacaGCATCAACCGCCGCCAACAAAAAAACGGAAATACTCGGACTGCTCTTCCAATGCAGATGAAATGCAGTCCCTGTCGGAGCTTGAGGCTTCACAAAAAAAGCACGAGTTCCTGTACAAGTATTTTATGCAGAATGAAACGAGCCAAGAGGTAAAACAGCAGTTCCtcatgcaacaacaacaaaagaaattAGAACAAGGAAACGACTGCGATTTTGAACTTGATTTCCTAACTAACTTCTATCAGCAGAGCGAATTAAAAAAAGTCAGTAACTATGACTTTTTACTACAGTACTATCGCACACATGAAGAGGCAAAATCCAGCCAACAGCATCTATTTAGCTCCAGTAAAAAGCCTACCATCGAGTTTCTACTTCAGTACTACCAACTTAATGAGTCGAAAAAGTTTTTTCAGTTAGTTGCCTCGCCCCAAATAATTCCTGATGTCCCAGGCTACAAGCCATCCTCGCGAATGCCAAAATCCACTTCGGATGAAGCCCCTTATATTGGAGAAACATCATTGGAGCAGGCAACAGAACTACAAAGAGAGAAACAAGATGAACAACTACGCATAGACAGGCCAAGCGAAGAAAACGAGTTATCTatgaacaaaaacaaagtggaaaatattaataacaaCAATATTGGCATTCATGTGGGCCAAAGCAATTTAACCGCGACGAACGGCATCCCTTCAGTTGAAACAAAAGACGAGTGTACGCAGGAATCGTCATTAATTGCGATGGATGATGAAAACAAGTATCTATGCGCGAGATCCAAACAAAAAGATGACAAGGAAAAGTCGCACTACTTACATAATCTTGAGGACTTCCTGGATGCCACAATGATAGAGAACAACTCCCAGACTTTAACATTTAATGATGACGAGAAAGCATGCCAAAAAGATGAACTTACTCAAAATTCCAATGCAATTGAGAAGCGGTCCTCTGTGTCTCCGGTTAACGTTTCATCCAAGCAAAATAAGCGCTTACGAACAACCATCCTTCCGGAGCAATTGAACTTTTTGTATGAATGTTATCAATCCGAATCAAATCCAAGCAGAAAAATGCTTGAAGAGATATCTAAGAAAGTTAACTTAAAGAAACGCGTAGTTCAAGTAAGTACCAAACGACATGAAAATTATATAGAAAACTTAAATTTGGTTTATGTAAGTTTGGTTTTATACTTAAA is from Drosophila mauritiana strain mau12 chromosome 4, ASM438214v1, whole genome shotgun sequence and encodes:
- the LOC117146341 gene encoding zinc finger protein 2 isoform X3, whose product is MSSSDVETFNGKIVYNLDGSAHIIATDNTNGGGSGSGQNCYGSASNSLKNLSKAKDRRQEEIDIEHPSQYHLEQSENKRQEEAVDTRPGFESLGGACHKSSPKIHSFRVVSAQDANSTCQDQIRAFKIQKPILMCFICKLSFGNVKSFSLHANTEHRLNLEELDQQLLNREYSSAIIQRNMDEKPQISFLQPLGNNDASADSNDTEKLQTATEGSDATLPSSPHPVIRNDSELEPENKQETEQNRLLNQDREQESESDQHTSSSKMAAPSAYIPLSSPKVAGKLTVKFGSLNSATAKTNNLSKVSSTSSPPSTYASGEVLSPSTDNISNHKSTHCNQETEPPSSSSSEVEMKIGSMSTSPQTNDSDVPCSGFLQMQHMTTGGAYTPQVSSFHASLAALAANESNDNRVKLITEFLQQQLQQHQSSLFPSPCPDHPDLNGVDCKTCELLDIQQRSKSPSSSHHQFSQSLPQLQIQSQPQQTPHRSPCSNSVTLAVSPSASSVASAGNASTATSSFTIGACSEHINGRPQGVDCARCEMLLNSARLNSGVQMSTRNSCKTLKCPQCNWHYKYQETLEIHMREKHPDGESACGYCLAGQQHPRLARGESYSCGYKPYRCEICNYSTTTKGNLSIHMQSDKHLNNMQELNSSQNMVAAAAAAAVTGKLLLSSSSPQVTAAGSSNSGSGAGSGSSNIVGGTTSLSGSATPSATGANSSNANAGSNTNNAGTKPKPSFRCDICSYDTSVARNLRIHMTSEKHTHNMAVLQNNIKHIQAFNFLQQQQQSGTGNIAGHSSGTFMPEVALADLAYNQALMIQLLHQQQQHQQSANTKLSPSSSPVSTPDQFSFSPKPIKLNHGTGAAMGIGMAMGMGMSHSNEVSGELSGDPHPLTKTDKWPTAFYSCLICDCFSTNNLDDLNQHLLLDRSRQSSSASSEIMVIHNNNYICRLCNYKTNLKANFQLHSKTDKHLQKLNFINHIREGGPRNEYKMQYQQQLAANVVQLKCNCCDFHTNSIQKLGLHTQQMRHDTMRMIFQHLLYIVQQSEMHNKSSGSAEEDPQCACPDEDQQVQLQSSKKLLLCQLCNFTAQNIHEMVQHVKGIRHLQVEQFICLQRRSENKEIPALNEVFKVTEWVMENEDVSFASGLNLARTASNDATDASYAAASSAAAPAIPDVSMFSPTSPSSCATSCDKNLSQIVSPNVNKLGSGVPTTVFKCNLCEYFVQSKSEIASHIETEHSCAESDEFITIPTNTAALQAFQTAVAAAALAAVHQRCAVINPPIQETVDEDKDLDTNVSDAPLGIKQERVEQEVDRTTSMEDIKDLASQATESGAPESPKVAETEVGVQCPLCLENHFREKQYLEDHLTSVHSVTRDGLSRLLLLVDQKALKKESTDIACPTDKAPYANTNAPERAPSPIENTCNVSLIKSTSANPSQSVSLQGLSCQQCEASFKHEEQLLKHAQQNQHFPLQNGEYLCLAASHVSRPCFMSFRTIPAMISHFQDMHISLIISERHVYKYRCKQCSLAFKTQEKLTTHMLYHSMRDATKCSFCQRNFRSTQALQKHMEQAHAEDGTPSTRTNSPQTPMLSTEETNKHLLAESHAGERVSGSDVSPIELEAHLNKETRHLSPTPMSLDSQSHQQYLATFAALLKQQQCNSDAGGLHPETLSMSTGEMPPQLQGLQNLQHIQQHFGAVAAASGLPINPVDMLNIMQFHHLMSLNFMNLAPPLVFGANAAGNAVSGSSAQNNSITTATATSASLGDTHLTTGVSSLPVDSGKATAVPPQTQLNANANSQQLASNQKRARTRITDDQLKILRAHFDINNSPSEESIMEMSQKANLPMKVVKHWFRNTLFKERQRNKDSPYNFNNPPSTTLNLEEYERTGQAKVTPLNDTCSVAVTGPMTSSTISLPPSGSTNLSSKENATSKVLAAGKANASGPVTFTATVPVSTPLSRPESTNSSGNISDYIGNNIFFGQLGSKDQILPYSLDGQIKSEPQDDVIGATDFAYQTKQHSNFSFLKQQQDLVDPPEQCLTNQNADTVQDQSLLAGSALASNCQSQQQINIFETKSESGSSDVLSRPPSPNSGAAGNMYGSMNDLINQQLENMGSNMGPPKKMQIVGKTFEKNVAPMVTSGSVSTQFESNSSNSSSSSSSTSGGKRANRTRFTDYQIKVLQEFFENNSYPKDSDLEYLSKLLLLSPRVIVVWFQNARQKQRKIYENQPNNTLFENEETKKQNINYACKKCNLVFQRYYELIRHQKNHCFKEENNKKSAKAQIAAAQIAQNLSSEDSNSSMDIHHVGICPPGSAVVSQTLSTPGSAAPLSGQYTQHSFGALPSPQHLFAKSSSLTDFSPSTTPTPPQRERSNSLDHPQRPPKFDCDKCELKFNQSEKLREHQLLHLMNPGNIFSDASQNSNPEANFGPFGSILQSLQQAAAQQQQLQHQPPPTKKRKYSDCSSNADEMQSLSELEASQKKHEFLYKYFMQNETSQEVKQQFLMQQQQKKLEQGNDCDFELDFLTNFYQQSELKKVSNYDFLLQYYRTHEEAKSSQQHLFSSSKKPTIEFLLQYYQLNESKKFFQLVASPQIIPDVPGYKPSSRMPKSTSDEAPYIGETSLEQATELQREKQDEQLRIDRPSEENELSMNKNKVENINNNNIGIHVGQSNLTATNGIPSVETKDECTQESSLIAMDDENKYLCARSKQKDDKEKSHYLHNLEDFLDATMIENNSQTLTFNDDEKACQKDELTQNSNAIEKRSSVSPVNVSSKQNKRLRTTILPEQLNFLYECYQSESNPSRKMLEEISKKVNLKKRVVQVWFQNSRAKDKKSRNQRHYAHISDDNSYDGSSGKEAYSDLRSNGITVDTDLETNLQDCQLCQVTQVNIRKHAFSVEHISKMKKLLEQTTELYAQSNGSGSEDNDSDREKRFYNLSKAFLFQHVVTNATSHSIHTARQDSDAIAEGNCMLNYDTNGGDSKSHVQHNLPNEVVSEDTRKIAGNQELMQQLFNRNHITGKSFGKIQKSSI